From Candidatus Poribacteria bacterium, one genomic window encodes:
- a CDS encoding DUF5050 domain-containing protein encodes MKNQHLLFLAVLLTMLFTLSAVPLTLGETVPYQSIYYVDDDTRKIQWANVDGTNIKDLVTDGYPADIALDVLGGKMYYTDDIRGLIYRADVDGSNVEDILTDVAPRSIALDVLGSKMYWTEWHFESDDKIRRANLDGSNVEDLVTAGLDGVWNIALDVSGGKMYWTNRWRNKIQRANLDGSNVEDIITNVHPAGIALDVANGKMYYTDWLSANIQRANFDGSHIQAIVLRGLREPAGIILDVAGDKMYWADAGSGKIQRANLDGSNVIDIITDLRAPVRLALGTTSPGLWDLDVNQDSSITYIDIIALAMYYGVSVDAGVNLRADVNKDGRVDIKDLIVVARAVDAAAAAPALVQQRNRLPFTAQEVAAWIRDAKYQQLSVRGIAVLEHVLEALTRSEMSSVKTALLANYPNPFNPETWIPYQLATPADVTLTISAVDGQVVRTLGLGHQAAGVYQRRSRAAYWDGRNAVGESVASGVYFYTLTAGDFTATRKLLIRK; translated from the coding sequence GTCCCTCTCACCCTCGGAGAGACAGTTCCATACCAGTCCATCTACTATGTAGACGATGACACCCGTAAAATCCAGTGGGCAAATGTGGATGGCACAAACATCAAAGACCTCGTCACGGACGGGTATCCAGCAGATATCGCCTTAGATGTGTTAGGTGGCAAGATGTACTATACAGACGACATCAGAGGTTTAATCTATCGCGCCGACGTTGATGGCTCAAACGTTGAAGATATCCTCACAGACGTGGCACCGAGGAGTATTGCCTTAGATGTGTTAGGTAGCAAGATGTACTGGACGGAATGGCATTTCGAGTCAGACGATAAAATCCGGCGTGCCAACCTCGATGGCTCAAACGTTGAAGACCTCGTCACCGCGGGACTCGACGGTGTATGGAATATCGCCTTAGATGTGTCAGGTGGTAAAATGTACTGGACGAACCGCTGGAGGAATAAAATCCAACGTGCCAACCTTGATGGTTCAAACGTTGAAGACATTATCACAAACGTGCATCCGGCGGGTATCGCCTTAGATGTCGCAAATGGCAAGATGTACTATACAGACTGGCTCTCTGCGAACATCCAGCGTGCCAACTTTGATGGCTCACACATACAAGCCATAGTTCTCAGAGGATTGCGTGAGCCGGCGGGTATCATCTTAGATGTTGCCGGCGACAAGATGTACTGGGCGGATGCGGGCAGTGGTAAAATCCAACGTGCCAACCTTGATGGCTCAAACGTTATAGACATCATCACAGACTTACGGGCACCGGTGCGTCTCGCCCTCGGCACGACCTCACCGGGTCTATGGGATCTGGATGTCAATCAGGATAGCAGCATCACCTATATAGACATCATCGCACTTGCGATGTATTACGGCGTATCGGTGGATGCTGGCGTGAATCTACGGGCAGATGTCAACAAGGATGGCAGGGTGGACATCAAAGATCTCATCGTCGTTGCCAGAGCCGTGGATGCCGCTGCCGCCGCGCCCGCACTTGTGCAGCAGCGTAACCGCCTACCGTTTACCGCGCAAGAGGTGGCAGCGTGGATTCGTGATGCCAAATATCAGCAGCTCAGTGTCCGCGGGATCGCCGTGCTCGAACACGTCTTGGAAGCACTCACGCGCTCAGAGATGTCCTCAGTAAAGACGGCACTCCTGGCAAATTACCCCAATCCGTTCAACCCGGAGACGTGGATCCCTTATCAACTCGCAACGCCTGCGGATGTCACACTCACCATCTCTGCTGTTGATGGACAGGTGGTGCGGACGTTGGGACTCGGACATCAAGCTGCTGGCGTGTATCAGCGTCGGAGTCGTGCTGCGTATTGGGACGGCAGAAACGCTGTCGGTGAATCCGTGGCGAGTGGTGTGTATTTTTATACACTCACCGCAGGCGATTTCACTGCCACGCGGAAACTCCTGATACGGAAGTAA